The following is a genomic window from Niabella soli DSM 19437.
CCTTATCCTCAATGCGTTTTATTAGTTTCTTAAATAATGATCTTTTTTCTTTTACGGAGGGTTCCTGTGCTACAGCGACCTTCACCAAACCCGCTTCCGCCGGGTTATTTGTATTCCCTTCCGGCTGTACAGATCTTGTTCCAACCTCCGGTGTCGACGCAACAGCGGGAACATCAGCGGGAAGGCGTTCCTGATGGACCTGCCCTGGCGCTGGTGCTATAGGTGGTGTTGCCCGCTTCGTCCGCAATGCCCCCGGCGCCTGTTGTTCATTAGCTCCCAGGGAGTTTTTTTTAACCGGCTTTTGTTTCAAAGCCACCGTCTCTTGTACCGGTGCTGTTTCGATAGCCGCTCCGGGAGAGGCCTGGGGCAATGCAGCAACCCGGTTATCAATATCCGGGGTGTTTATGCCGGTTTTCCCAGGGTACAGACCAGCAAGGTCTGTAGTGCTCATCGCCTGTTCTTTTCGTTGATGTAAAAGTCCATATCCGGCAACCAGGAGTAGTATTGCTGCTGCTGCAGCGATCTTCCAGTTATAGAATCGTACCACTTTTGCCCGCTTATATAAAGCGTTTTTGTCGGGAAAGACCAGGGTCGTATCCGGAGTTGCAATCGTCTTCCGGAAGAGATCCATCCGTTGCTGAATGGCTGGCGTGGGATGCTGAAGCGCCGTTCTTATATGATCCTCCACGGGCGCCCCGTCCAGGTATAACAAGATCGCTTCGTCTGATATGAAAGATTGCTTCTGCAATAGCCCTCCTTTATTTGGAAAGACGATTGCAGCATCGGGTTTGATTCTTGTTTGCAACAACAAGTCAAGTTCTGGTTTTAAGTCGGGGTATTGCGTCACAAAAAGTTCTACCGATTTTCGCTCGCCGGAGTCCAATTCATCGTCAACATACAAAAGAAAGTAATCTTCATAATTGCTATGGTTAATTATTTCTTTCATTCGAGGATTTTTGTTTTATACCGGTCATAAAGACCCAATTAGATAATATTTTCGATTGTTACCAGGTATTCTTTCAGCTGTAACCGCGCCCGGTGCAGGTACACTTTCACCTGGCTGGCAGAAAGCCCTGTAATGTTCCCGATCTCTTCATAGCTGTACCCTTCATAATCTTTCAGCAATACCAGCGATCTCTTTATTTCATCCAGCCGCTCCAATGCACGATCCAGCACTTCTTTCAGGTTCCGGTTTTTTTGCTCGGTTCCCTTTTCGTAACTATTCATTGATGCTTCGTAGGTTACTCTGCGCTGCTTCCGGATATGATCGATCATTTTCCTGTAGGCAATAGTAAATAACAATGCTTTGGCGGTTGCTTCCTGAACAGTGGTGCGTTGTTCCCACAGCGCCTGGAAAGCAGACTGCACCACATCTTCGGCATTGGCCGTATGTTTCAGGTTCTTTAAAATGAACCTGTACACATTGTCAGCATACCTGTTTACACATTCGTTGTATTCCTTTTCCGTCATAAATCGGTTAGTGACCGGTCCAAAGCCATCCTTCAGTAAACTGCTTTTTAACCGGTTTATAAGTAGTACGTGGTCGCCGGCTAAAAGTTACAGTTTTTTAAAAGTATTTTTCAGCCGGTAAGGCGTGGAGGCGGCAAGTCGATGGTCGAAAAAAAATCTGTGAAAATCTGCAGGGGCCTTCTTCAACAGCTCACTGGTTATCGCAACACCATCTGGCGGTCAGCATCCAGACGGATCAAAATAAACAGTAATATGGTAAAGGTCAGCAATGAAGTTCCCCCATAACTGATAAAAGGCAACGGGATTCCTATTACCGGGGCCAACCCGATAGTCATGGCCACATTTACCGCCATGTGAAAAAACAGCACGGAAGCCACCCCATAAGCATAGCACCGGCTAAAAGTGCTGCGCTGCCGTTCCGCTACGATTACAATGCGGAAAAGCAGCAACAAATATAATCCCAGCAGGGCAACAGCGCCGGCAAAACCGAAGCCTTCCCCAATAGTATCAAAAATAAAATCGGTTCGTTGCTCGGGAACGAAACCGTAGCGCGTTTGCGTACCGCTCAGCAAGCCTTTGCCAGTGAGCCCGCCGCTTCCAATAGCGATCTTCGATTGTTTTACATTATAATCTGCCGTATTGCTTTGTTTGCCCGTTTTGGCATTCACTTCTCCCATATTTCCCTTCAGGTATTCCTGCGGGATCTCCCTGCCGATGGTACTGAAAATCCGCTCTACCTGATGTTTTTCCAGCACATGGGTAAAGGCAAAGGGCACCCCAAACCGTTGTATACCCACACAAACCACCCATATGAGGATGATTTTTACCAGTAATCCGCGATCCTTTTTTATTTGCCTGCGGCTGAAAAAAATCACGGCGGCAGTAATCAGCGTTAGTATAATGGCGAGTATATTTTTATCCATAAGCAAGGTAGCCACCACCAGTGCAGCGGCGGCAAAACCAATAACCAGGATAATACCCGGCAACCCTTCCCGGTACATAACTAAAAAGAACGAAAAAAACACCAGGGCCAGCCCGGTTTCATTTTGCATAATAGTGAGGCCCGCAGGCAATAACACGATGGCTGTGGCAATAAGTTGGGAGCGCATTTTGGTAAAATCCAGTTCCGGGTCCGAAAGATATTTTGCCAGGGCCAGCGCAACCGTTACTTTACAGAACTCGGCCGGCTGAAAATTAAACCCACCAAAGCGGATGATAGACTCCGTTCCTTTTACGGAGGAGTGAAACGGAAACACCAGCAATAACAACAGGATTCCGCCGGCATACCATAAATTGGCCGTAGCTGGAAAAAATTTGCTATCCGTCAAAAGAATAAACAACCCAAGGATCAGTGATACAACGGCAAAATAAAATTGTTTGCTGTAATCGGTTTTAAAGCCGATAAAGCTCTGCAAAACCGGGTCCCCCTCTGTATAAGTCACACCAAAGATCGCCATCAGGCCAATGGTAACTAGCAGGAAGTATACGATAAGCAAAATATAATCGATCCCCTTTGATATTTCAGCCTTTTTCTGACTCATATAAATGCACCTGTGATTGTAGCCGGTCTGTGATACTTTTTATCTTCTGTTATGAAAACGATAAGGTTCGAGGCTTGTTTGGGCTTCTTACCCTGGCTTTTATTATTGTTGTTTGTTGCAGAATCCTTCTTTGGTTCTACAACTCTGGGAATGCCTTTTCTTAAATATTTGCGCAAATTGGTGCTGTCGTTTCTCAGTTTTGCCCAATATTCGGCCCGGGTAGAATCGGCTATATATTGAAGCCGGGTATAATAAGAAGGCATCAGGTTGGTTTTTGAAATCCGCTCGAGGTCTGCTTTGCTGGTATTGGTCAGGCTATCTAACAAATATTTTTCCAGCAGTATGCGTGCAATGGGTCCTGCCCATGTAGCCCCAAATCCCGCATTTTCCACCGCCACGGCCACTGCAATTTTCGGGTTTTCTTTTGGAGCAAAACATACAAACATGGAATTATCTTTCAGCTTTACTTTTCGTCCGTCGATCACCCGGGCGTTTTCCGCAGTACCGGTTTTTGCGCAAACGTTGATGCCCGGGATCATAGCCACGCGGGCCGTTCCTTCGGTTACCACATCCTGCATTCCGTTAATTACTGCATCATAAGCTTCGTCTGAAATATGCGTCAGGGGTTCGTGTTTCTTCCGGTACTTTGCCAGGATAGGGGCGTCGGAAGCCCGTTCCCCTTCAATGCTGTCCACAAAATGAGGAGTATAATAATAGCCCCTGTTGGCAATGATACAGGCGGCATTTGCCAATTGTAACGGGGTTACCAGCATTTTATCCTGCCCGATGCCCAGAGTAAGGTTGGTACAGGAAGACCAGGAGCCGCGGTATTCTTTATCATAAGCAGCAACGGTAGGTATATTTCCTTTATCCTCACTGGGCAGATCAACACCCAGACGTACGCCCAGCCCCAGTTTATTCATATATTCCTGCCATTTTTCAAATCCTTTTTTAACATTCCCGATGCTGGGGTTATCCACCGTAAGCCGGTAGGTATTTACAAAAAAGGAGTTACAGGAATGTGCAATGGCCAATCGCAGGTTGGCGGCGTGGCCCGCCCAGGATTCCAGGCAACCCACACGCCTTCCGCAGGCATAGTAGCCGCCCCGGCAGGGATAGCCGGATGCCGGAGTAATAACGCCTTCATCCAATCCTACTAATCCGCCCAGCGGTTTAAAAGTGGACCCCGGGGGATACATCCCTTTGATGCCCCGGTTTAATAAAGGCGCCGTTACATTTAACACCATGCTTGCGTAGTTGGCATTTTTTGACGGCCCTGTAAGATCATTCGGATTAAACACGGGGCCGGATGCCATAGCAAGGATACCGCCGGTTTTGGGATCGATGGCTACTACCGAACCGACCTTATTAGCCAGCAGTTTTTCGGCCAGCACCTGCAGATCCACATCCAGATAGGTTTTCAGCCCCCTGCCGGCCACCGCCGTGGTATCAAATTCCCCGTTTTCATAATGCCCCACCAGCCGGTTCTTATTATCCTTGATCATGTATTGTACCCCCCGCTGGCCCATCAGTATTTTTTCATAACTGTACTCCAGTCCGTTCTTACCCACATAATCACCCATCTTATAAAAGTTGCCGGAATGCTCAATATCTTTGGCATCCACTTCACTGATATAACCGAGAAAATGCGCTCCCACATTATACGGATAGGTACGTATGGGGCGCTGCTGCAACACAAACCCAGGAAAACGCCAACTGTTCTCTTCAAAACGGGCCTGCATCTCCGGCGTTAGCAGTGAATGGAATATAGACGGGCGCACCCGGGAATTTTTGACGATCGCATTTACGATCCGGCTCCGGAACTCCGCTGTATCGATCCCCAGCAGACTACAGAAGGACGTTGTATCAAAATTCTTTTTGATTTCTGCGGGGGTCACCATCAGATCAAACATAATGGTGTTATTAAGAATGGGCCTTCCCTTCCGGTCATAAATGATCCCCCTTTCGGGGTATACAATTTTCTGAAAGATGGCATTATTCTTTGCCAGCTCCAGATATTTATTGCTGACCAACTGCAAATTGGCCAGTTGGGCGATTATTATTATAAATACAGCTAAAAAAATTATCCGTATTATATAACTTCTCGACTTGTTGAACACCGACATGCTTAATTTCCGGGGGCTTTTTAAGAAAAACCAAAAATAATATAAAACTTTAAAGCAGCTAACTAATTTATCGCTAAAAGCGATATAATAATTACTTCGAGACGTTCAATCTTGAAAAGCCGGATTTTGATTACCGGATGCTTGATACCAGATGCTGGTCGCTGGATCCTAAATGTCAAAATTGAATCATCAAATCTGGTGTTAAGTCAGGTATATAATGTCTGATGCCACGAAGACACGAAGGCTCCAAGAATAATAACTTAGTGGCTTAGTGCCTTTGTGGCCTAATAAAGTGTGCTTGACATAGCACTAGCATCGAAAATCCAGAATCATGTATCCAGAATCGGGCAGCTCCCTCCTACGCCGTATTCGTACGGTAGCGCTGTTTCCGGTAAAAGAGCAGTTCCGTAATAAGGATCAGCAACATACTTACTGCTGTGGATATAATGGTTTTGAGGAGAAAATGAATAAAAGACCCAAAGGACATCCATTCCAGGAACAACAGGTAGCAATTATGAGCAAATGAAAGAATCAGCGCATAGAGGCTGTAGGCCGTCCATCCCATCGACTTGGGCGAAGGTTCTTCGTAAGTATATTCATCTGCGTCTTTAGGAGCGAACAGGTAAATAACCAATGGCCGTAGGTAAGCTACTAATACGCAGGCCGCAGCGTGCAAACCGGGGGTCATGGTAAAATAATCAACCGTCATCCCCAATAAAAATCCTAATAACAGCAACCAACCTCTCCTGATAGAAAAAGGCAGCCATAAAATAAACAGGAAGTAAAGGTAGGGCACCACCAATTCATGCAAATGCGGCATTATATTCAATACATATACCTGCACAAAAACAAATAAGGCAAACCGGATGATATTTTTTACTAAGTCACTCACTTATTTTCAGGTTTTGCTTCTATTTTTTTACTGGTGGCTTCCGACAAATGTTGCTGCTCCGCATAGTTCATATTCTCTACAACAAAGACCTGTTGCAGGCTTCCGAAATTGGCCGTCGGTTTTACTTTCAGGATAAAGAAATTGGTGGCTTCATCTTTTGTTACCCTTGAAACGGTACCCACCATTTTTCCCGGCGGAAAACTCAACGAATAATTACCGGTAAGGATCGTATCGCCCACATGAACGGAATCTGTTTTTGGAATGCCGTTCAGCGTAAGCTCCGAAGGGCTTTTTCCGTCCCAGGAAATGATGCCGGGGTTTCCCGTTTTCTTCAGTTGCACACTGAGTTTGAACATTACATGCAACATCGTCATTACTTCGCTGAAATTTTTACCGGTATTCACCACTTTACCCACCAACCCGCCGTTGGAGCTGAAAACGCCCATGTCATCATTAATACCGGAATTGCTGCCCCTGTTGATCTGCAAATAATTCTTATCGCCGTTAACGGTGGCATATAATACCTGCGCCGTTCTCCAGGTGTACAGTCTGGCTTTACCTGTAGTGTCTACCGATGCCGTATCATGCACCAATATGGCGTTATTTTCTATCGATACAAAGTTTTGTTTAAGCAGCCCCATCAACGAATCGTTCATCTGGTGCACGCGCTGATTCTCTGCCTGCATGCGAAAGAAATCTTCCAGGGCATTATATTTTGCATTAAAATAGCTGGTGACCTTCCCTGCTGCATTCAATCCTTTGACCCGGTGTATGCGATTGTAGGTGAACAGGTTGTATAGGCATATTCCCTGCAAAACGAGAAAGCCTATAAAAACTGAGAACCGCCTGATGAACAAAAAAATATTACGCACCGGGTGTTAAAATTTGTTGCTTGCTCCGCAGAAGCGAAACAATGGGTTTGATTGATTAACGCATTACAAAAGGATAGCGATCATAATTCTTCAGTGCTATCCCCGTGCCTCTTACAACACTTTTCAACGGATCATCCGCAATATGAACCGGTAATTTTATTTTCTGGCTAAGCCTTTTATCAAGCCCCCGCAGCAATGCGCCACCACCTGTGAGATACAAACCCCTGCGATAAATATCGCCCGCCAGTTCCGGAGGTGTTTGTTCCAGGGCCTTTAAGATCGCCTCTTCTATTTTAAAAATGCTTTTGTCCAGCGCTTCAGCAATCTCCTGGTAGCTTACCATAATTTGTTTGGGAATACCGGTAACCAGGTCGCGACCATTAACCGGGATATCGTCCGGCGGATTTTCAAGGTCTTTCATTGCCGCTCCTACCTGTATCTTTATCTGTTCTGCTGTACGCTCACCAATCAATAAACTGTGGTACCGGCGCAATGCTTCCATAATATCGGCTGTAAATTCATCGCCCGCAATGCGGATACTTTGGTCACAAACAATACCGGCCAATGCAATCACTGTAATTCCGGTGGTGCCCCCGCCAATATCGATGATCATATTCCCCACAGGCTCTTCCACATCAATACCGATACCCAAGGCTGCCGCCATCGGCTCATGAATCAGGTATACTTCCTTCGCTCCTGCCTGCTCGGCGCTATCTCTTACCGCTCTTTTTTCTACCTCGGTAATTGAGGAAGGAATGCAGATCATCATCCGCCAACTAGGGGGAAACAGGGGCTTTTTAGGATACACGAGTTTGATCAACTCCCTGATCATCAGTTCCGCAGCATTAAAATCGGCAATAACGCCATCCTTTAATGGCCGAACGGTGCGAATACTTTCATGGGTTTTTTCGTGCATCATTAAGGCACGTTTCCCTACAGCAAGCACTTCTTTTGGATTGTTACGATTCAACGCAACGATACTGGGCTCATTTACAGCCACTTCATCGTTATGTATTATTAGGGTATTCGCAGTACCCAGATCCATTGCTATCTCTTGCGTAAACCAGTTAAAAAGTCCCATTCTTTAGTAAATAAATTTCTTGTGTTTTCGTGAGGAGCAAAGGTGAAGTAAATAATTCAAATTAACAAAGTAAAACATAAGTATATAAAGGATTTTTGAACAGGTTCACGGCGGCGGCCATTAACCGG
Proteins encoded in this region:
- a CDS encoding RNA polymerase sigma factor, whose amino-acid sequence is MTEKEYNECVNRYADNVYRFILKNLKHTANAEDVVQSAFQALWEQRTTVQEATAKALLFTIAYRKMIDHIRKQRRVTYEASMNSYEKGTEQKNRNLKEVLDRALERLDEIKRSLVLLKDYEGYSYEEIGNITGLSASQVKVYLHRARLQLKEYLVTIENII
- a CDS encoding rod shape-determining protein → MGLFNWFTQEIAMDLGTANTLIIHNDEVAVNEPSIVALNRNNPKEVLAVGKRALMMHEKTHESIRTVRPLKDGVIADFNAAELMIRELIKLVYPKKPLFPPSWRMMICIPSSITEVEKRAVRDSAEQAGAKEVYLIHEPMAAALGIGIDVEEPVGNMIIDIGGGTTGITVIALAGIVCDQSIRIAGDEFTADIMEALRRYHSLLIGERTAEQIKIQVGAAMKDLENPPDDIPVNGRDLVTGIPKQIMVSYQEIAEALDKSIFKIEEAILKALEQTPPELAGDIYRRGLYLTGGGALLRGLDKRLSQKIKLPVHIADDPLKSVVRGTGIALKNYDRYPFVMR
- the mrdA gene encoding penicillin-binding protein 2, with protein sequence MSVFNKSRSYIIRIIFLAVFIIIIAQLANLQLVSNKYLELAKNNAIFQKIVYPERGIIYDRKGRPILNNTIMFDLMVTPAEIKKNFDTTSFCSLLGIDTAEFRSRIVNAIVKNSRVRPSIFHSLLTPEMQARFEENSWRFPGFVLQQRPIRTYPYNVGAHFLGYISEVDAKDIEHSGNFYKMGDYVGKNGLEYSYEKILMGQRGVQYMIKDNKNRLVGHYENGEFDTTAVAGRGLKTYLDVDLQVLAEKLLANKVGSVVAIDPKTGGILAMASGPVFNPNDLTGPSKNANYASMVLNVTAPLLNRGIKGMYPPGSTFKPLGGLVGLDEGVITPASGYPCRGGYYACGRRVGCLESWAGHAANLRLAIAHSCNSFFVNTYRLTVDNPSIGNVKKGFEKWQEYMNKLGLGVRLGVDLPSEDKGNIPTVAAYDKEYRGSWSSCTNLTLGIGQDKMLVTPLQLANAACIIANRGYYYTPHFVDSIEGERASDAPILAKYRKKHEPLTHISDEAYDAVINGMQDVVTEGTARVAMIPGINVCAKTGTAENARVIDGRKVKLKDNSMFVCFAPKENPKIAVAVAVENAGFGATWAGPIARILLEKYLLDSLTNTSKADLERISKTNLMPSYYTRLQYIADSTRAEYWAKLRNDSTNLRKYLRKGIPRVVEPKKDSATNNNNKSQGKKPKQASNLIVFITEDKKYHRPATITGAFI
- the rodA gene encoding rod shape-determining protein RodA, with protein sequence MSQKKAEISKGIDYILLIVYFLLVTIGLMAIFGVTYTEGDPVLQSFIGFKTDYSKQFYFAVVSLILGLFILLTDSKFFPATANLWYAGGILLLLLVFPFHSSVKGTESIIRFGGFNFQPAEFCKVTVALALAKYLSDPELDFTKMRSQLIATAIVLLPAGLTIMQNETGLALVFFSFFLVMYREGLPGIILVIGFAAAALVVATLLMDKNILAIILTLITAAVIFFSRRQIKKDRGLLVKIILIWVVCVGIQRFGVPFAFTHVLEKHQVERIFSTIGREIPQEYLKGNMGEVNAKTGKQSNTADYNVKQSKIAIGSGGLTGKGLLSGTQTRYGFVPEQRTDFIFDTIGEGFGFAGAVALLGLYLLLLFRIVIVAERQRSTFSRCYAYGVASVLFFHMAVNVAMTIGLAPVIGIPLPFISYGGTSLLTFTILLFILIRLDADRQMVLR
- the mreC gene encoding rod shape-determining protein MreC — its product is MQGICLYNLFTYNRIHRVKGLNAAGKVTSYFNAKYNALEDFFRMQAENQRVHQMNDSLMGLLKQNFVSIENNAILVHDTASVDTTGKARLYTWRTAQVLYATVNGDKNYLQINRGSNSGINDDMGVFSSNGGLVGKVVNTGKNFSEVMTMLHVMFKLSVQLKKTGNPGIISWDGKSPSELTLNGIPKTDSVHVGDTILTGNYSLSFPPGKMVGTVSRVTKDEATNFFILKVKPTANFGSLQQVFVVENMNYAEQQHLSEATSKKIEAKPENK